The Halorubrum salinarum genome segment GATCGACCCGGAGAAGGACGTGGACGGCTTCCACCCGGAGAACGTCGGCCGCCTCGTCGCGGGCGACGCCCGGTTCAAGCCGTGTACCCCCCACGGCGTCCAGAAGCTGCTCGACGCCTACGACGTGGAGACGGAGGGCGCCGACGCCGTCGTCGTCGGGCGCTCCGACATCGTCGGCAAGCCGATGGCGAACCTCCTGATCCAGAAGTCGCCGACCGGCAACGCGACGACGACGGTCTGCCACTCCCGCACCGAGGACCTGGAGGCGAAGCTGGCGGGCGCGGACCTCGTCGTCGCGGCCGCCGGCCTCCCGGAGTTCGTGGACGGCTCGATGCTGAAAGAGGGCGCGACCGTGATCGACGTGGGAATCAACCGGGTCGACGCGGACACGGAGAAGGGGTACGAGCTCGTCGGCGACGTTGACTACGAGTCGGCCAGCGAGGTGGCGGGGGCGATCACCCCGGTCCCCGGCGGCGTGGGGCCGATGACGCGCGCGATGCTCCTCTACAACACGGTGAAGGCGGCCGGCCTCCAGCGCGGCGTTGACGTGAACTTACCGTAGCGCTCGCCGCTCAGTCGTCGTCGGCCGCGGCGGCGCGGTTCCGGATCTCGATCCGGCCCTCGATCTCGGGGTCGATCCCCCGCTCGCGGGCGTAGTCGGCCAGCACCTCGTACTGGATGTCCGCCTCGTCGATCCGGTGGCGCTGGGCGAGCGTCGGGTACTCGTGTTCCGAGTGGAGCAGGTACTCGGAGACGGCGACCGTGTAGCGGGCGTCGGGGTCGATCGGCTCACCGCCGACGGTGGCCTCCAGGATTAGCTCGGCGTCGTCGTCCCAGACGACCCGGGCGTTCGAGACGTGGCCGTGCCACCAGTCGTCCTCGCCGAAGTCCACGTCGGGCGCGGCCATCTCGCGGAACACGTCGTGGAGCTCCGCGCCCGTGACCGACGCGAGCGCGACCGGTTCCTCGAACGGGATCAGGCTGATCAGGTCCGCCTTCGTCACGTCGCCGGCGAACGGGTCGCCCTGCCGGAGGCCGCCGGCGTTCGACAGCCCCACGTCGGCGTCGTGGACCCAGCGGAACGCGTCCGCGACGAAGTTGCCGACGCGGCACTCCCCGCCGTGGACCACGTCGCCGGTCCGCGCTATCGGCTCCGCGACCGTGTCGACGACCTCGTCGAGGTCGGCCGCGGCCATCCGCTCCGCGAGCGCGGCCTCGAGGCCGGGCGCGGGGTCGGCCCCGTCCGGCTCGTGGAGCGTCGCGGTCGGGGGCTCTGCGTCGAGGTCGACCTCCGCGACCGCCTCGCCGTTGACCCCGGGCCGGACGAGCAGGGTGTCCGCGACGACCTCGTTCCGGCGGCTGTGGACGTGGCCGCCGAGCACCGCGTCGACGTCGAGCTCGCGGGCGAGGTCGTCGTCGCCGGCGCCGAGGTGCGAGAGGACGACCACGTGATCGAGCGGGCCCGCGTCGCCGCCAGCCCTATTCTCCCCGCGCTCGGCGACCGCGGTCCGCATCTCCGCGAGCGCGTCGCGCGCTGCGGCGACGGGGTCGTCGAACGACAGGTCGGCGGCCATCGGGTTCAGCGAGTCCGTCGCGGGGTCGGTGACGCCGACGAACCCGACCGTCTCGCCGTCGACCTCCCGGGTCGCCCACGGGACGACGCCCTCGGCGCGCCCGAACGGTTCCCCCGCCTCGTCGCGGACGTTGGCGGAGACGAACGTCGCCGGCGAGTCGGCGACGAGGCCGCGGAGCGCGTCGGGGCCGTAGTCGAACTCGTGGTTGCCGAACGTGTCGAAGACGGTGTCGGTCGCCTCGTAGAAGTCGAGGACCTGCCTGCCGGTCGCGACCAGCGAGAGGACGCCCGGCGCGGTCGTGTCGCCCGTCCCGACGACCGCGGCGTCGGGGCCCGAGAGCGCGCGGATCCGGCCGGCGAGGCGGGCCGCCCGCTCCGGGGCGTCGAAGACGTTCTCGATGTCGGAGTAGTGAACGAGGCGGACCATTCGATGTGAAACGAGAGGGGCGAGCGGGGTTTAAAAATCGCGGAGTCGGTCGGCGCCCGCGCGGTCGGGGCGCGGCCGGATCGCGCGCCGTCCGTTCCCCCGCCCCTGGTTTCGCCCCGTGATCCCCGCTCGCACACGCGCAGGACATTGAAAGCGCTTTTATGGATGTCCGGACTACGACGGGGCACAGCCTCTGTGGGGTTGATGATGTGCCGTTCCGTTAGGGACCGACCACGGGACGGACACGCGAGCCTACACGGAGGATAGGTGAACAACATATGCCCGTTTACGTAGACTACGACACCCCGGCGGACCTCGCGGAGCGATCCCTCGAAGCGCTCGAGGTCGCCCGAGACACCGGCACCGTGAAGAAAGGAACCAACGAGACCACCAAGGCCGTCGAGCGCGGCAACGCCGACCTGGTCATCGTCGCGGAGGACGTCTCCCCCGAGGAGATCGTGATGCACCTCCCCGAGCTCGCCGAAGAGAAGGGGATCCCCGTCGCCTTCGTCGACACGCAGGACGAGGTCGGGCAGGCCGCCGGCCTCGAGGTCGGCTCGGCCGCCGCCGCCGTCGTCGACGCCGGCGACGCCGCCGACGACGTCGAGGACATCGGCGAGAAGGTCGCGGAGCTCCGATAACCTCCCATGAGCGCAGAAGAGGGCACCGGCGACTCGACGACCGCGGAGGTCATCGAGGTCGTCGGCAAGACCGGGATGCACGGCGAGGCCATGCAGGTCAAGTGCCGCATCCAGGAGGGATCGAACCAGGGCCGGATCATCACCCGGAACGTCCTGGGTCCCGTCCGTCTGGGCGACGTGCTCCAGCTTCGGGAGACCCAGCGCGACGCCGACTCCATCGGAGGCCGATAACCAATGGTCGAGACACGCACCTGCGATTACAGCGGTGAGGAGATCGAGCCCGGCACGGGCACGATGTTCGTCAAGAAGGACGGCACCGTCCTCCACTTCGTCGACTCGAAGGCGGAGAAGAACTACTTCCTCGGTCGCGAGGCGCGCGACGTCGAGTGGACCGAGGAGGGTCACCGAGCCGGAGGCGACGAGCAGTGAGCCACCACGACGAGCGCACCTTCGTGATGGTGAAGCCCGACGGCGTCCAGCGCGGCCTCATCGGCGAGATCGTCTCTCGCTTCGAGGACCGCGGGCTCAAGCTCGTCGGCGGCAAGTTCGTTCAGCTCGACGAGGAGCTCGCGAAGGAGCACTACGGCGAGCACGAGGACAAACCGTTCTTCGACGGCCTCGTCGAGTTCATCACCTCCGGCCCCGTCTTCGCGATGGTGTGGGAGGGCGCGGACGCGACCCGACAGGTCCGCGCGATGGTCGGCGAGACCGACCCGACCGAGTCCGCCCCGGGCACGATCCGCGGCGACTTCGGCCTCGACCTCGGCCACAACGTGATCCACGCGTCGGACCACGAGGACGAGGGCGCCAACGAGCGCGAGATCGACCTGTTCTTCGACGACGACGAACTCGTCGACTACGACCTCGACACCTCGGCGTGGGTGTACGAGGAAGAAGACCACTGACGCCGCTCGCGGATTTCACTTTTCGCCGCCGCCCCGCCCTCGGAGAGTCATCGCTCGCTCGACACACCGCGTTTCCGGTGAATTTCTCCGAGAAGCTCCGCTCGGTCGTCCGGTTTCCCCCAACGGACCGTATATAAACGACCGCGACGGTCCCTGCCGGCTCAGGTGTCGACCGCGACGGCGGTCCCGTCGTCCGCGACCACGATCACCTCGTCGCCGCCGTCGCCCGTCACGTCGGCGAACAGGGGGCCGCCGTAGACGACGACCTCGGCGGGGCCGCCCCGGGCGAGCACCTCGCCCTGCTGGGTCATCGCCAGCACCTCGCCGGCGCGGTTGACCACGACCGGCGCGCGCTCGCCGTTCCCGTCGACGTCGCCCATCCGCGGCTCGTTGATCCGGGTCGAGGCGCCGTACTGCTGTTTCCAGACCACCTCGCCGTCGAGGAGGTCGACGGCCCAGACGCTCCCGGAGCCGCCGACGTACACCCGACCGGGGTCGGCGTCCCCCACGGCGATCGGGCGGTCCTGGAGCTTCACCTCGTACCGGTTGGACCCGTCGCTGGTCTCGACGGTCTCGATGTTCCCGTTCGCGCCGCCGAGCGCCAGCACCGGTCCGTCGCGGCTGTCGGCCGCGTTCCAGCTCAGCGGGTTCACGCTCGGCTCCGTCGTCCAGCGCGTCCCGCCGCTGGCGTCGAGCATGTGGACCGTCGCGGGGTCGCCGGCGGTCGTCAGCACCGCCAGCCCGCCCCGCTCGCCGGCCTCGGCGGCGGGCTCGACGACGAGCGGTCGCCGGGCCACCTCGCCCGGTAGCGAGGCCTCCGCGACCGCGTCGCCCTCGCCGTCGACGACGAGGACGCCCCCGTCGGTCGTGACGGCGGCCACCTCCGCGCTTCCGTCGCCGGTGAGGTCGCCGACGGCGGGGCGGATCCCCGAGGGACCGCCGAGGTCGACCGCGAACCGCTCCGCGCCGTCGGCCGCGTCGACGACGAGTAGCTCGCCGGACGCGGTCGTGAGCGCGACGACCGGGTCGCCGCCGAGGGTGCCCGTCGCGAGTCCGCTGACGCCGACGGGATCGCCGGTGCCCTCGGAGCCGTCCCCGTCGTCGCCGCCGCCGCGCTCCGCGTCCGGGCCGGCGACCGGCACCGTCCACGGGGTCTCACCGGTTCCGACGACCGTCGCGCGGACGACCCGCGACCCGTTCTCGACCGCGGGCCGGAGGAGGAGCGGGTCGCCGTCGACGGTCGCGACCACGGCGCCGCTGCCGTCGTCGCCGGCCGCCGGCTCCGACTCCCACACGACCGTGGTCCCCGTGGTGGCGTCGTCGACGCCGACGAACGCGAACAGCGCCACGCCGACGCCGGTCGCCCCGCCGGCCAGCAGGATCAGCGTCGCGAACAGGACGCGTCGGTCCATTTGAACCCCCTTCGGGCGTCGCCGTGAAACGGTTGTCGGATGCAGCCCCCCGGCCCGCGCCGCGGGGAGCCGTGCCCAGGTCCGACCCTACCGCCCCAGCAGCGTCCCCACGTGGTCGGCGCGCTCCTCGCCGACGAGGTCGCGCAGCGCCGCGGGGTCGCGCTCGCCGTCGGCGTTGACGAGGTAGACGGCGCCGTCGCGGTCGCCGTACGCGCCGTGGAGGTCGTAGACGAAGCCGTACACGGTCGCGTCCGCCGCCTCCTCGCGCCCGCGGGCGAACGCGACCTGCTCGTGGACGTTGTGCTCGACGAGGCGGTCGCGGAGCGAGGGGCCGGCGCCGTCGCCCCGGTTCTCGCCCGCCGCATCCCCGCCTTTCCCGTCGGCCGCCCCGCCGCCGACCCGCGGATCGCTCAGCCCGTCCTCGACGATCGGTAGCAGCGCCTCGACGTCGGCGCGGACGCCCGGTTCGCTCGGGAACTCGCCCGTGCGGGCCGCCGTGAGTGCGGCGTCGACGGCGCCGCACCCGGTGTGGCCGACCACGGCGAGCACCTCGGTGTGGGTGTGTCCGAGCGGATACGCCACGCTCCCGTCGAGGACCCGCTCGCCGTCGACGACGGCGCTGACGCTGTTGCCGATGGCGCCGGACGTGAAGAGGTACCCCGGTTCGTCGACGGCGAACATCCCCTCCTGCGAGACGCGCGAGTCGGAACAGCAGACGGAGACCACGCCCGGCCGCTGGTCGTCGCGGTGCCGGTCGAAGGAGCCGGGCGGCAGCGCAGCGACGTGGTCGTCGTTGCGGTCGAGGAGGTCGGCGAGGATCCGGCTGTCCATACTGTCCCGACCGCACGCGGGAATAAAAAACGCCGTGCGCGGAGCCTCGCCGGGACGGGCCGCGTTCGCCGGCGGAGCGGCCGGCCTCAGGCGACGAGTCCGACGAGGGAGACCGCGAATCCGACGACGAACACCGCGAGGAGCGCGACCGTCGCGATCACGACCGCCGGGGCGAGGGCCTCCTCGTTCTCGTCGAGGACCACGTCTTCGAGGTTCTGCATGTGCGCCACCTCGTCGCCGCGGGGTTTGAACGCTTCGACCGAGCGCCGCGCTACCCGTCGAAGCGGTCGGTCACTCGTCGATCCACACGTTGTTGTAGTCGCTCAGCACCCGCGGGTTGTACTGCGAGCGCGGGTGGGCGACGAAGTCGTTGACGTAGTCGCGGACGCCGATGGAGACGCGCAGGCTGTAGCTGGGGAGGTGGACCCGGTCTTCGAGCAGCGTCGGGATGATCGACTCGTAGCGCTCGCGGCGCTCGTCGACGTCGCTTGCGCGCCGGGCCTCGACGATCTCGTCCATGAGGTCGTCGTTCTCGTAGTAGGTGCCGTTTGTGGCGCCGATCTGCCCGTCGTAGAACAGGTTGTACACGTACGAGTCCGGGTCGGGGCCGCCGAGCCACCCCAGCGCGTACATGTTGTAGTCGTCCTCGTTCCCCGTGCTGTACGAGTCGAGGAAGGTGCCCCAGTCGTAGCGGCGCACCTCCGCCTCGTAGCCGGCCTCGTTGAGCCCGTTCGAGACCGAGATCCCGATCTGCTCCCGGAGGTCGTCCGGCGGCACGATGATCCGGAAGGTGTAGTCCTCGGGCACGCCGGCGTCCGCGAGCAGCTCCGCGGCGCGGTCGACGTCGCGGTCGTGGGGAATATCTGCCCACTCGTCCACCGAGAAGTCCCACGAGTCCGCGACCGGGAGCGGTACCGGTCCGTAGTTGCGCTCGCCGGCCGGCTCGATGAAGTCGGAGACCGCCTGGTCCATCGAGACCGCGTAGTCGATCGCCTCGCGGACCTGCGGGTCCGCGGTCGGCCCCTCGTTGCAGTTGAACGCGAGGTAGTAGTAGGAGATGCCGGGCTCCGACTGGAGCGACATGTTGTCCGCGCTCTGGACCGTCTGCCACGTCTGCGGCGTGATCCCGTCCGCGACGTCCGACTGCCCGGTCTCCAGCGAGACGACGCGCGTCGTGCTCTCCGCGACCGGCTCGAACCGGAGCCGGTCCAGGTGCGGCAGCTCGTCGCCCCAGTAGTCGTCCCACTTCACCAGGTCGACGAACTCGCCTTCGGTCCAGTCGACGAACTCGAACGGCCCCGAGCCGACCGGCGATTCGAGGTTGAACGCATCCTTGTCCTCCTCCCGGACCGACTTGGGCACCACGTTCCGCGTCAGCCCGAGCGCGTAGAACGGGCCGTAGCCGTACTGTAAGTCGATCTGGACGGTCCGCTCGTCGATGACCTCCACCGCGTCGATCATGTCGACGTCCGGGGCGTTCGCGGTCTCCTCCTCGACCGGCGCCAGCAGCGAGTACCGGACGTCCTCCGCGGTGACCGGCTCGCCGTTCTGGAACCGCGGGCCGTCGCGCAGCTCCACGACGTACCGCGTCCCGTCGCGCTCGATCGTCGGCTCCTCGCGGGCGAGGTGCGGGACGGGGTCGGTGCCCTCGTCGTAGGCGTACAGCGGCTCGAACACCTGCGAGCACACCTGCTGGGAGTAGATGTCGTTGACGACGATCGGGTCGAACTCGATCGGCGACACCTGCTGGGAGTACACCAGCTCCCCGCCGCTGACCGGCTCGCTCCCGCCTCCGCTCTCGTCGTCCGTTCCGTTCCCGTTCGTCTCGGCGGTTCCGTTCCCCTCGGCGTCGGGGCCGCGGCCGGCGCAGCCGGCGATCGCCCCCGCCGTCACCCCGGTCGCGACGCCGCGCAGGACGCGCCGCCGCGACGGGTCGAGTTCACCTGACATGCCCTCCCCTATCGCTCCGGGGGATAAATCAGGAGACTCCGTGGCAGCGTTCGACCGTACGCCGGACAACCGGAGATTGTCGCCGAGAACCGACGGCCGCCGACGTGTTTTTGTGCGTTCGGCGTGGCGGATACGCCAACACGATGCCACGCGAACAGTACCAGACGAAGTTAGAGGGGCTCCGCGACGACGTGCTGTACATGAGCGAAGTGGTCGCCGAGCGCCTCCGCAAGGGGCTCGACGCCCTCGAACAGCAGGACGAGGAGTTAGGCGAAGAAGTGATCACCGGCGACGCCGAGATCAACGACCTCTACCTGGAGTTGGAGGGGCAGTGTACGGACCTCATCGCGCTCCAGCAGCCGGTCGCGGGCGACCTGCGGTTCATCGCCGCCTCGTTCAAGATCATCACGGACCTCGAACGGATCGCGGACCTCGCGACGAACCTCGGAGAGTACGCGAAGCGGGCGGACCGCGAGGTGTTCCCCGACGTCGACGTCCAGCGCATCGGCGACGACACGCTGGCGATGCTGGACGAGGCGATGGACGCCTACGCGGAGTCGGACCCCGAGCGCTGTTACGCGGTCGCCGAGGCGGACGACGACCTCGACGCCGCCTGCGAGGCCGCGAGCGACCTCGTC includes the following:
- a CDS encoding carbonic anhydrase, with translation MDSRILADLLDRNDDHVAALPPGSFDRHRDDQRPGVVSVCCSDSRVSQEGMFAVDEPGYLFTSGAIGNSVSAVVDGERVLDGSVAYPLGHTHTEVLAVVGHTGCGAVDAALTAARTGEFPSEPGVRADVEALLPIVEDGLSDPRVGGGAADGKGGDAAGENRGDGAGPSLRDRLVEHNVHEQVAFARGREEAADATVYGFVYDLHGAYGDRDGAVYLVNADGERDPAALRDLVGEERADHVGTLLGR
- a CDS encoding 50S ribosomal protein L24e; translated protein: MVETRTCDYSGEEIEPGTGTMFVKKDGTVLHFVDSKAEKNYFLGREARDVEWTEEGHRAGGDEQ
- a CDS encoding ABC transporter substrate-binding protein, which gives rise to MSGELDPSRRRVLRGVATGVTAGAIAGCAGRGPDAEGNGTAETNGNGTDDESGGGSEPVSGGELVYSQQVSPIEFDPIVVNDIYSQQVCSQVFEPLYAYDEGTDPVPHLAREEPTIERDGTRYVVELRDGPRFQNGEPVTAEDVRYSLLAPVEEETANAPDVDMIDAVEVIDERTVQIDLQYGYGPFYALGLTRNVVPKSVREEDKDAFNLESPVGSGPFEFVDWTEGEFVDLVKWDDYWGDELPHLDRLRFEPVAESTTRVVSLETGQSDVADGITPQTWQTVQSADNMSLQSEPGISYYYLAFNCNEGPTADPQVREAIDYAVSMDQAVSDFIEPAGERNYGPVPLPVADSWDFSVDEWADIPHDRDVDRAAELLADAGVPEDYTFRIIVPPDDLREQIGISVSNGLNEAGYEAEVRRYDWGTFLDSYSTGNEDDYNMYALGWLGGPDPDSYVYNLFYDGQIGATNGTYYENDDLMDEIVEARRASDVDERRERYESIIPTLLEDRVHLPSYSLRVSIGVRDYVNDFVAHPRSQYNPRVLSDYNNVWIDE
- the phoU gene encoding phosphate signaling complex protein PhoU, whose amino-acid sequence is MPREQYQTKLEGLRDDVLYMSEVVAERLRKGLDALEQQDEELGEEVITGDAEINDLYLELEGQCTDLIALQQPVAGDLRFIAASFKIITDLERIADLATNLGEYAKRADREVFPDVDVQRIGDDTLAMLDEAMDAYAESDPERCYAVAEADDDLDAACEAASDLVVRDLIERDELREEEDVEATMRNVSRLLLTIRDLERVGDHAVNIAARSLYMIENDDALLY
- the rpl7ae gene encoding 50S ribosomal protein L7Ae; its protein translation is MPVYVDYDTPADLAERSLEALEVARDTGTVKKGTNETTKAVERGNADLVIVAEDVSPEEIVMHLPELAEEKGIPVAFVDTQDEVGQAAGLEVGSAAAAVVDAGDAADDVEDIGEKVAELR
- a CDS encoding outer membrane protein assembly factor BamB family protein; this translates as MDRRVLFATLILLAGGATGVGVALFAFVGVDDATTGTTVVWESEPAAGDDGSGAVVATVDGDPLLLRPAVENGSRVVRATVVGTGETPWTVPVAGPDAERGGGDDGDGSEGTGDPVGVSGLATGTLGGDPVVALTTASGELLVVDAADGAERFAVDLGGPSGIRPAVGDLTGDGSAEVAAVTTDGGVLVVDGEGDAVAEASLPGEVARRPLVVEPAAEAGERGGLAVLTTAGDPATVHMLDASGGTRWTTEPSVNPLSWNAADSRDGPVLALGGANGNIETVETSDGSNRYEVKLQDRPIAVGDADPGRVYVGGSGSVWAVDLLDGEVVWKQQYGASTRINEPRMGDVDGNGERAPVVVNRAGEVLAMTQQGEVLARGGPAEVVVYGGPLFADVTGDGGDEVIVVADDGTAVAVDT
- a CDS encoding bifunctional metallophosphatase/5'-nucleotidase, with amino-acid sequence MVRLVHYSDIENVFDAPERAARLAGRIRALSGPDAAVVGTGDTTAPGVLSLVATGRQVLDFYEATDTVFDTFGNHEFDYGPDALRGLVADSPATFVSANVRDEAGEPFGRAEGVVPWATREVDGETVGFVGVTDPATDSLNPMAADLSFDDPVAAARDALAEMRTAVAERGENRAGGDAGPLDHVVVLSHLGAGDDDLARELDVDAVLGGHVHSRRNEVVADTLLVRPGVNGEAVAEVDLDAEPPTATLHEPDGADPAPGLEAALAERMAAADLDEVVDTVAEPIARTGDVVHGGECRVGNFVADAFRWVHDADVGLSNAGGLRQGDPFAGDVTKADLISLIPFEEPVALASVTGAELHDVFREMAAPDVDFGEDDWWHGHVSNARVVWDDDAELILEATVGGEPIDPDARYTVAVSEYLLHSEHEYPTLAQRHRIDEADIQYEVLADYARERGIDPEIEGRIEIRNRAAAADDD
- a CDS encoding bifunctional methylenetetrahydrofolate dehydrogenase/methenyltetrahydrofolate cyclohydrolase; this translates as MTEIIDGEAVAADVRGAVADEVTRLSDAGVEPGLATVLMSDDPASETYVSMKQRDCEEVGIESFHVEIDADAPASELYETIDDLNDRGDVHGILVQLPLPDHVDKRTVLRRIDPEKDVDGFHPENVGRLVAGDARFKPCTPHGVQKLLDAYDVETEGADAVVVGRSDIVGKPMANLLIQKSPTGNATTTVCHSRTEDLEAKLAGADLVVAAAGLPEFVDGSMLKEGATVIDVGINRVDADTEKGYELVGDVDYESASEVAGAITPVPGGVGPMTRAMLLYNTVKAAGLQRGVDVNLP
- a CDS encoding 30S ribosomal protein S28e; translation: MSAEEGTGDSTTAEVIEVVGKTGMHGEAMQVKCRIQEGSNQGRIITRNVLGPVRLGDVLQLRETQRDADSIGGR
- the ndk gene encoding nucleoside-diphosphate kinase is translated as MSHHDERTFVMVKPDGVQRGLIGEIVSRFEDRGLKLVGGKFVQLDEELAKEHYGEHEDKPFFDGLVEFITSGPVFAMVWEGADATRQVRAMVGETDPTESAPGTIRGDFGLDLGHNVIHASDHEDEGANEREIDLFFDDDELVDYDLDTSAWVYEEEDH